GATCGCTGGCGTGGGTTACCGCTTCTAATCACTTCGGTGAAAATGAAAAATCCGCCTTTCGGGGCGGATTTTTTTTGCCTGGACGGGCGCTATTTTTTCGAAAAAATATCCGTACCCAGATGGTTATAGTCTACCTTCTGTAATTTGAAATTGGTGATATAAATAGGCCCGGCGTTCTGCTCTGAGATAAAGCGATAGCGGTTTTTGATCTCTTTAGCGCTAATCCCCGTCCACTGTGAGAAAAAGCTCAGGAAATCGTTCGCGGAACGGCGAGCTTTAATGATCCTGTGTGCTTTGTCGTTGCTGGATAACACCATAAATGGCACCTGGAAATTCTGCTGGAATTTGTCGTCATGCGCCAGATACTGCACTGCTTTGCCGCGCTCTTTAAACGCCAGCCCGTGGTCGGAAAAATAGACTAACGAAAAACTGTTGCCGCTATGACGAAGTTGCGTGTAGAGCTTGCGGAGCAAATCGTCGGTTTGCGTCATCGTATATAAATAACAAGACGTTTCTTTCGACTGGACAAACGTCACGTATTTTCCCTGAGTACGGTCACAAGCCTGAGGATGTGAGCCCATCAAATGCAATACCATTAACTGCGGCTGCGTGCGTTCTGTGGCCAGTACCTGCGCCGTCATGGTTAACAGAGCGTCGTCGCGAGTGTTTTTATCCGCTTCAAAATCGCCATTTTTCAGAAAATGTACCTCATCGGCGCGTTTGGCGATACTGGCGATCGCGGTGTCATATTCGCCGATTTTCCCCTGATTAGAAAACCACCATGTCTGAAAGCCGGCACGATTGGCCAGAGTGATAACGTTATTCTGATATTGCGGTTTGTTATCTACCACGCGGTTTAATGTTAAGCCGAGCGATTTTTGCGTTGAACCGCTGGCGGCAATGTAATCCATAAAGAAGTCACCGTTCACATGGCTGGCGAAGGGCGTGTTATCCCAGTGGCCACCGAAGGCGCCCATCGCGTCCCGCCTGGCGCTTTCTCCAATCACCACTACATAGATGTGGTATTTAGGTTTTACCGCGGTGACGGTCCAGCTATCCTTTAGGCTGGATAACTGCGCCATACGCTGCTGCTCTTCAATCACCTCGGTATTATTAACGATAACGTCTTTTGCAAAGCGAAAGACCGGATAGCCGGTATCAATCACCTTAAAAACACCGCCCCAGGCCAGATTTTGTACCGGCGCGACAAAAAATGCCGCAACACTCACCAGCAAACACAGGCTATCTGCGCTATTCCAGCGCGATCTGGGCTCCTCTTTTTTGCGGCGAATGGCAATTATGCCCAGTGCGCAAATGAAAAAGCCTGTCAGGTAGCTATACCACGGAAATAGGGTCAGGATTTCGGTCGACTCTTCTACATTGGTGGAATGTAGCGCCAGTAGCGTATTAAAATTCGGCGCGCCGTAAGCCTGACCAAACGGAAAATAGAAAGCAGCCACCAGCGAACAGATGCCGAGTAACGCTTTTTGTCCACGGGGCAGGTAGCGCCAGAGTAGCAGTAACAGGCAGGTAAACGCCGCGGTATAAAGCAGGCTAAAGGGGTAGCCAAGCGCGAGGTTAATCAGCAGGGACTGCAAAAAGTAGAGGCCCGCCCATGGGCTCATAGCCCGACGACGAGCGAGAAGGGAATCGATAAGGGTTAAATTCATATGCCACTATTGCAAAAACGCCATGTGCTAACCCTGGCGCGAAGGGTCGTTACCTGCCTGATTATACATAAAAAAGCGTATCGGGTTCGCAACGGCGAGTCGCAAAATATTCAGGGCTGCCAGAAGATAGAGCGTGCGGGAACGAAGGTCAACCGCCGGGAAGGAAATGTTTTGCGAAGAGAATAGCAAAACCACAAAAAACAAGGGCAATGGGCGCTATTTCCTGAGGGATACGACATGAAGCGGCGTACCGCGACGCCGCGTTATTTTGCTGACGGGGTATTCTGTTTTGGTTTGCCATTGATCATATCGCACACCATAGAAAGCAGCATCAACCGGACTTTAAAGGGAGAGTGGCTAAACACGCGTATACACCTCTTAAACTCGTTCATATAGACCTCCTGATGGCGTTATCCCATCGTTCCGTGAGGGATGTCTGTATTACATACAGATATAGCACAGGCTATGTTTTATAGCTATTGCTAAAACGTTAATTTTTTGTGCCAGGACAACTCTGGTTTACAATGAGCGCTCTGTCAGCTGACGCGGTAACGTGTCACAGAAACGAGGAAGCAAAATGAGTCGTCGCGCAGGTACGCCAACAACAAAAAAAGTGACGCAATTGGTAAACGTAGAAGAGCACGTTGAAGGGTTTCGTCAGGTCAGGGAAGCGCATCGCCGTGAGTTGATAGACGACTACGTTGAGCTGATTTCCGATTTAATTATCGAGGTAGGGGAAGCGCGTCAGGTGGATATGGCGGCGCGGCTTGGCGTTTCCCAGCCGACCGTGGCCAAAATGCTTAAGCGCCTGGCCTCCCTGGGATACATTCAAATGATCCCCTGGCGCGGTGTTTTTCTGACATCGGAAGGGGAAAAACTGGCGCAGGAAAGCCGTGAGCGGCATCAAATAGTCGAAAACTTTCTGCTGGTGTTAGGCGTAAGCCCGGAAATTGCGCGTCGCGATGCGGAAGGGATGGAACATCATGTCAGCCAGGAAACATTAGATGCCTTTTTGGCCTTTACGCAACAGTATGGAACGCCTGGAGAATGAAGCTGGCTTTTTTACGGGCATTGCGCCGCGATCGTTTTTTTCAACTGTTGATCATTGTTGGCATGGCGTTAAGCCTGTTTGTTCCTTTTACGCCTCGCGCCTGGCCTGACGCGATCGACTGGCATACCATTATCACGCTGAGTGGTTTAATGCTGCTCACCAAAGGCGTTGAGTTAAGCGGCTATTTTGATGTGCTGGGACGCAAGATGACGCGCCGTTTTACTACCGAGCGGCAGTTGGCGATGTTCATGGTACTGGCTGCGGCGGCGCTGTCGACCTTCCTGACAAACGATGTCGCGCTGTTTATCGTGGTGCCACTGACGATGACATTGAAAAAACTGTGCGCCATCCCGATCAACCGGTTGATCATTTTTGAAGCGCTGGCGGTGAACGCCGGTTCGCTGCTGACGCCTGTCGGCAATCCGCAAAACATTCTGTTGTGGGGACGATCTGGCTTAACATTTGCTGAATTTAGCGAACAAATGGCGCCGCTTGCCGTCATGATGATGTTAACCCTACTCCTCCTGTGCTGGTTTTGTTTTCCGGGGCGAGTGTTACAGTACCATACCGGCACGCGTTCGCCGCAGTGGCAGCCCCGTCTGGTGTGGAGTTGTCTGGGATTATATCTCGTTTTTCTTACCGCGCTGGAATTCAGACAAGAGTTATGGGGGCTGATATTTGTGGCGGCCGGGTTTATCGTGCTGGCGCGCAAAGTGATCGTTAGCGTGGACTGGACGCTGTTGCTGGTGTTTATGGCGATGTTTATTGATGTACATCTGCTGACGCAACTGCCCGCCCTTCAGGGGGTTTTCAACCAGGTTGGTACGCTGTCTCAGCCAGGGCTTTGGCTCACTGCTATAGGCCTGTCGCAAATTATCAGTAATGTACCCAGTACCATTTTACTGCTGAACTATGTGCCCGCGTCGATACTTCTGGCATGGGCGGTGAATATTGGCGGTTTTGGCCTGCTGCCGGGGTCGCTGGCAAATCTCATTGCGTTACGGATGGCAAACGATCGCCGAATCTGGTGGCGATTTCACCTTTATTCGTTGCCAATGCTGGTTTGGGCTGCGCTGGTGGGGTATGGATTATTACAACTGATATCGTGAGAGAAGCCCGACCGTGTTTATCGGGTTTGGTAGGCCGGGGATGGCAGTAGCCCTCGCCCGGCGCTAAGCTTATCAGTTCAGACGAACCGGCATTCCGGAACGATCCTGAACCGCTTGTTGTACGACGGCCTGATCGACGTCCGGCTCGTTGGTAACCGCCAGAATGCTCTTATTGAGCGTGATCGGCACCGCTTCTTTGCCTTCAAACTGTGCTTCCGTCGTCGAGAGCGGGTTATGCACTTCAATGTAACGGCTGCCGTCCGGCTCGGTGGTGGCTTTTACCGGTTCATCGATAAACTGCACGCGAGTGCCGACCGGCACATTCTCAAACAGGAACTTAATATCATCGTTACGTAGACGCACGCAACCGTGGCTCACGCGAAGCCCGATGCCGAAATTAGCGTTAGTGCCGTGAATAGCGTACAGACGGCCAATATACAGCGCGTATAGCCCCATCGGGTTATCCGGACCCGCAGGGACGACAGCAGGCAGCGGCTCGCCAGCGGCGGCATACTCAGCGTGCATTTTTGCCGTCGGCGTCCAGGTTGGGCCGGCTTTTTTACGTTCAACTTTGGTCGTCCAGTTGATAGGCGTGTCTTTACCTAACTGACCGATACCGATCGGCAGGACGATGACGGTATTGGTACCTTTCGGATAGTAATAAAGGCGCATTTCCGCGCTATTGATAATAATACCTTCGTGTACGGTATCCGGCAGGATCAACTGTTGCGGAATGTTCAGCACGGTTCCCCCCTTCGGCAGGAAAGTATCCACGCCAGGGTTGGCCTCCAGCATGTTAGACAACCCCATCTGATATTCCGCGGCGAAATACTCCAGCGGCTGGGTATTGCCCTCTGGAACGGTGATGACCTGGTTTTGCCCAATTAAACGACTACCATCGGTAGGCAGCGGATAAGTGACAGCTGACGCTGTTTTACAAAAACCAACTACAGCGAAAGCCGCCGCAAGAAGCGTTGTTAATTTCATATTCATGTTATGCGAGATTCTGTGTCAAACAGGCTAGTGGGTTGAGAATTCTGTCATGTTGGGAGCGCATTATAGGTGCATTCCCGTAAACAGGGAATTCAGATGTGTACGAAATCATGTTTTTTCCCTTAGGGTTCAGTGTAGCCCGTTGTCGTCGGGCGCGATCTTATTTCAGACTTGTGGCATAATAAGCGGTTTGTCACATCTTTTTTCAGGATAAGCCTGTGTTAGTTTCCAGCAACGTTACCATGCAGTTCGGCAGTAAGCCGCTGTTTGAAAATATTTCCGTCAAATTTGGCGGCGGCAACCGTTACGGCCTGATCGGCGCCAACGGTAGCGGAAAGTCCACTTTTATGAAAATCCTCGGCGGCGACCTTGAGCCGACGCTGGGCAACGTTTCTCTCGATCCGAATGAGCGCATTGGTAAGCTGCGTCAGGACCAGTTCGCTTTTGAAGCGTTCACCGTCCTGGATACCGTTATTATGGGGCATGGCGAACTGTGGGAAGTAAAACAGGAGCGTGACCGCATCTACGCCCTGCCGGAAATGAGCGAGGAAGATGGCTATAAAGTCGCCGATCTTGAAGTGAAATACGGCGAGATGGACGGCTATTCCGCCGAGGCGCGCGCGGGTGAATTGCTGTTGGGTGTGGGTATCCCACAGGAACAGCATTATGGCCCGATGAGCGAGGTCGCGCCAGGCTGGAAGTTACGTGTACTGCTGGCGCAGGCGCTGTTCTCTAACCCGGACATTCTGTTGCTCGACGAACCAACCAACAACCTGGATATTGATACTATCCGTTGGCTGGAACAGGTGCTGAACGATCGCGACAGTACAATGATCATCATTTCGCACGACCGCCACTTTCTGAACATGGTCTGCACGCATATGGCAGATCTGGATTATGGCGATCTGCGCGTCTATCCGGGTAATTATGATGAGTATATGACGGCGGCGACCCAGGCGCGTGAACGCCTGTTGGCCGATAATGCGAAGAAAAAAGCGCAAATTGCTGAGCTACAATCTTTCGTCAGCCGTTTTAGCGCCAACGCCTCTAAATCGCGTCAGGCAACGTCACGCGCGCGTCAGATCGATAAAATTAAACTGGAAGAGGTGAAAGCCTCCAGCCGTCAGAACCCGTTTATCCGTTTTGAGCAGGATAAAAAACTGTTCCGTAATGCTTTGGAAGTGGAAGCTCTGACAAAAGGCTTTGATAACGGTCCGCTATTTAAAAAGGTCAATTTGCTGCTTGAAGTGGGCGAAAAGCTGGCGGTACTCGGCACTAACGGCGTGGGTAAATCTACGCTGTTGAAGACCCTGGTCGGCGATCTGGATGCCGATCAGGGCACCGTTAAATGGTCGGAGAACGCCCGTATTGGTTATTACGCTCAGGACCATGAATACGAGTTCGAAAATGACCTGACAGTGTTTGAATGGATGAGTCAGTGGAAACAGGAAGGCGATGACGAACAGGCGGTGCGCAGTATTCTGGGACGTCTGTTATTTAGTCAGGACGATATCAAAAAACCGGCGAAGGTACTGTCCGGGGGAGAGAAGGGCCGTATGTTGTTCGGCAAGTTAATGATGCAAAAGCCGAATATCCTGGTCATGGACGAACCTACCAACCACCTGGATATGGAATCTATCGAATCGCTGAACATGGCGCTGGAATTGTATCAGGGCACGCTGATTTTTGTTTCCCATGACCGCGAGTTCGTCAGTTCACTGGCGACCCGCGTCATTGAAATTACGCCGGAGCGTGTAGTGGACTTTAGCGGCAACTATGACGATTATTTGCGTAGTAAAGGGATAGAGTAATTTCCTGCCTGGGCTACGTAGATAAAACTCATGCCCGGTGGCGTTGTGCTTGCCGGGCCTACGTATTTTGGATCGTAGACCGGGTAAGGCGACGCCACTCTGCTGCCCGGGAATGTTTACCGTATCCACTCCCGCCGGTCTTCGCCGTTGACCCGCAGTGTGCGTTTTTCTTCGGCCGGTAATGATACTTTCAATGCTTTCCACGCCGGACGATAATCGCCGCGCGTGTTTATTGTCAGATCAATCGTCGTTGCGGTACAGGTCATCTCCCATTCCAGCCACAGCGCATGGCCTTCCTTATATCTCCATGATTCGCCGTCATCCTCAAACAGCAACCCTGATGATACGCCAGCGCCTTTCACCGGGAACAGTTTTAGCTCCCGGCTGGTATCTGCGGCAGCCTTCACGTAGGCGATGCGATCGCTCAGCGGCAGACCCGCGCCTGCGCGTACCAGTAACGGTAGTTTTTCCAGCGGTGCGTCGAGCGTAATCCACTGACCGCCGCTAAACCATGCGCTGGTGTAGAAATCATACCAACCGGTTTGGTTAGCTGGCAGCCAGACGCGGCGCTTGCGCTCCCCTGGTGAGA
The Salmonella bongori NCTC 12419 DNA segment above includes these coding regions:
- the ldtB gene encoding L,D-transpeptidase, giving the protein MNMKLTTLLAAAFAVVGFCKTASAVTYPLPTDGSRLIGQNQVITVPEGNTQPLEYFAAEYQMGLSNMLEANPGVDTFLPKGGTVLNIPQQLILPDTVHEGIIINSAEMRLYYYPKGTNTVIVLPIGIGQLGKDTPINWTTKVERKKAGPTWTPTAKMHAEYAAAGEPLPAVVPAGPDNPMGLYALYIGRLYAIHGTNANFGIGLRVSHGCVRLRNDDIKFLFENVPVGTRVQFIDEPVKATTEPDGSRYIEVHNPLSTTEAQFEGKEAVPITLNKSILAVTNEPDVDQAVVQQAVQDRSGMPVRLN
- the mntS gene encoding manganase accumulation protein MntS, whose translation is MNEFKRCIRVFSHSPFKVRLMLLSMVCDMINGKPKQNTPSAK
- a CDS encoding ABC-F family ATPase, whose protein sequence is MLVSSNVTMQFGSKPLFENISVKFGGGNRYGLIGANGSGKSTFMKILGGDLEPTLGNVSLDPNERIGKLRQDQFAFEAFTVLDTVIMGHGELWEVKQERDRIYALPEMSEEDGYKVADLEVKYGEMDGYSAEARAGELLLGVGIPQEQHYGPMSEVAPGWKLRVLLAQALFSNPDILLLDEPTNNLDIDTIRWLEQVLNDRDSTMIIISHDRHFLNMVCTHMADLDYGDLRVYPGNYDEYMTAATQARERLLADNAKKKAQIAELQSFVSRFSANASKSRQATSRARQIDKIKLEEVKASSRQNPFIRFEQDKKLFRNALEVEALTKGFDNGPLFKKVNLLLEVGEKLAVLGTNGVGKSTLLKTLVGDLDADQGTVKWSENARIGYYAQDHEYEFENDLTVFEWMSQWKQEGDDEQAVRSILGRLLFSQDDIKKPAKVLSGGEKGRMLFGKLMMQKPNILVMDEPTNHLDMESIESLNMALELYQGTLIFVSHDREFVSSLATRVIEITPERVVDFSGNYDDYLRSKGIE
- the mntR gene encoding manganese-binding transcriptional regulator MntR; amino-acid sequence: MSRRAGTPTTKKVTQLVNVEEHVEGFRQVREAHRRELIDDYVELISDLIIEVGEARQVDMAARLGVSQPTVAKMLKRLASLGYIQMIPWRGVFLTSEGEKLAQESRERHQIVENFLLVLGVSPEIARRDAEGMEHHVSQETLDAFLAFTQQYGTPGE
- a CDS encoding phosphoethanolamine transferase — translated: MNLTLIDSLLARRRAMSPWAGLYFLQSLLINLALGYPFSLLYTAAFTCLLLLLWRYLPRGQKALLGICSLVAAFYFPFGQAYGAPNFNTLLALHSTNVEESTEILTLFPWYSYLTGFFICALGIIAIRRKKEEPRSRWNSADSLCLLVSVAAFFVAPVQNLAWGGVFKVIDTGYPVFRFAKDVIVNNTEVIEEQQRMAQLSSLKDSWTVTAVKPKYHIYVVVIGESARRDAMGAFGGHWDNTPFASHVNGDFFMDYIAASGSTQKSLGLTLNRVVDNKPQYQNNVITLANRAGFQTWWFSNQGKIGEYDTAIASIAKRADEVHFLKNGDFEADKNTRDDALLTMTAQVLATERTQPQLMVLHLMGSHPQACDRTQGKYVTFVQSKETSCYLYTMTQTDDLLRKLYTQLRHSGNSFSLVYFSDHGLAFKERGKAVQYLAHDDKFQQNFQVPFMVLSSNDKAHRIIKARRSANDFLSFFSQWTGISAKEIKNRYRFISEQNAGPIYITNFKLQKVDYNHLGTDIFSKK
- a CDS encoding anion transporter — translated: MKLAFLRALRRDRFFQLLIIVGMALSLFVPFTPRAWPDAIDWHTIITLSGLMLLTKGVELSGYFDVLGRKMTRRFTTERQLAMFMVLAAAALSTFLTNDVALFIVVPLTMTLKKLCAIPINRLIIFEALAVNAGSLLTPVGNPQNILLWGRSGLTFAEFSEQMAPLAVMMMLTLLLLCWFCFPGRVLQYHTGTRSPQWQPRLVWSCLGLYLVFLTALEFRQELWGLIFVAAGFIVLARKVIVSVDWTLLLVFMAMFIDVHLLTQLPALQGVFNQVGTLSQPGLWLTAIGLSQIISNVPSTILLLNYVPASILLAWAVNIGGFGLLPGSLANLIALRMANDRRIWWRFHLYSLPMLVWAALVGYGLLQLIS